A single window of Arvicanthis niloticus isolate mArvNil1 chromosome X, mArvNil1.pat.X, whole genome shotgun sequence DNA harbors:
- the LOC143435488 gene encoding uncharacterized protein LOC143435488, protein MGRRAKKTSRRKAKAAAASASKTAKLRRRESKVFRTHKRCCPCCCRRSPSKFFQLTKKGERSLLRRIRAEAKRYHPAPTEPTEPTAALLLGEQMEDSAQVSTPEPVPPCSGSESACNRDVATSELVPNEEMNTSEPVPNEEETISELVRNVDLASDEPVPKGDTDSS, encoded by the exons ATGGGCCGGAGGGCCAAGAAAACGTCCAGGCGTAAAGCCAAGGCTGCTGCGGCCTCAGCATCCAAAACCgcgaagctgaggaggagagagtCCAAGGTTTTTAGAACTCACAAGAGGTGTTGTCCTTGCTGTTGTCGGAGAAGTCCTAGTAAG TTCTTCCAGCTTACGAAGAAGGGGGAGCGATCCCTTTTAAGAAGAATTCGAGCAGAAGCCAAGAGATATCACCCAGCGCCGACTGAACCGACTGAACCGACCGCAGCACTGCTCCTTGGTGAGCAAATGGAGGACAGTGCTCAAGTGTCAACACCAGAGCCAGTTCCACCGTGCTCCGGCAGCGAGTCGGCTTGTAATAGAGACGTGGCCACCAGTGAACTCGTTCCTAATGAAGAAATGAACACCAGTGAACCAGTTCCCAATGAAGAGGAGACCATCAGTGAGCTAGTTCGTAATGTGGACCTGGCCAGCGATGAGCCTGTTCCTAAGGGAGACACGGACAGCTCCTAG